A section of the Prochlorococcus marinus XMU1402 genome encodes:
- a CDS encoding glucose-6-phosphate dehydrogenase assembly protein OpcA, translating into MKPQLTLQTPLELPYQEISNYLNKLWISEDKDNSGANTFTLMVWQPAWLEQCLVKKGLVNGPITGNLSQEIIEVAKKFILDQGLPLTTSLNSEELLNLLKENLSDKDFEDFRGQFFESSISTLNPRRLITLAPTINKNSDIKTFVSAYCPLSDAPAVQPICGDLVVIRGDSASISQKGLKIIDELSIDELPSWLWWNGSLDESPEIFEYFTNYGLRLIIDTALGSPSRCLKILDQLNNSNKAINDLNWVRLKNWRESLAMIFDPPSRRPILDHITDIDIDIAGDHMIQGLFLIAWISDKLGWSFLRVKRDTESIKIEFERINSEIISASINPLSLGNPSIHLGEVIGLRLISKISEVQKNNTCVILGCESVECMRLEAGGMANMELIEQVVPNSFSTSEYDVSKLLGSSRGNTSPLFKNSIEIALKIFNGFNNL; encoded by the coding sequence ATGAAACCTCAGCTAACACTCCAAACACCATTAGAATTGCCTTATCAGGAAATTTCTAATTACCTTAATAAATTATGGATTTCAGAAGATAAAGATAATAGTGGAGCTAATACTTTTACATTAATGGTCTGGCAGCCTGCTTGGCTAGAACAATGTTTGGTAAAAAAAGGATTAGTTAATGGACCAATTACTGGAAATTTAAGTCAAGAGATAATTGAAGTTGCAAAAAAATTTATATTAGATCAAGGACTTCCTCTCACTACTTCCCTCAATAGTGAAGAATTATTGAATTTATTGAAGGAAAATTTATCTGATAAAGACTTTGAAGACTTTAGAGGACAATTTTTTGAATCATCAATAAGTACATTGAATCCAAGAAGATTAATAACTCTCGCGCCAACCATAAATAAAAATTCAGATATCAAAACTTTTGTATCGGCTTACTGTCCATTAAGTGATGCTCCAGCTGTGCAACCTATATGTGGGGATTTAGTTGTTATTAGGGGCGACTCTGCCTCAATATCCCAAAAAGGATTAAAAATTATTGATGAATTATCTATTGATGAATTACCTTCTTGGTTGTGGTGGAATGGAAGCTTAGATGAATCTCCCGAAATTTTCGAATATTTTACTAATTATGGTCTAAGGTTAATAATTGATACTGCTCTTGGATCGCCTAGCAGATGTTTAAAAATTCTAGATCAATTAAATAATTCAAATAAAGCTATTAATGATTTGAATTGGGTTAGGTTGAAAAATTGGAGGGAATCATTAGCTATGATTTTTGATCCACCATCGAGAAGACCAATTTTAGATCATATTACTGATATTGATATTGATATTGCAGGAGATCATATGATTCAAGGTTTGTTTTTGATCGCATGGATTAGCGATAAACTTGGTTGGTCTTTTCTAAGAGTTAAAAGGGATACAGAATCAATAAAAATAGAGTTTGAAAGAATTAATAGCGAAATAATTTCTGCATCAATTAATCCCTTATCTTTGGGGAATCCAAGTATTCATTTAGGAGAAGTTATTGGATTGAGGTTGATTTCAAAAATTAGTGAGGTTCAAAAAAATAACACTTGTGTAATACTTGGCTGTGAATCAGTGGAATGTATGAGACTTGAAGCAGGGGGAATGGCTAATATGGAATTAATAGAACAAGTTGTTCCAAATTCTTTTTCTACATCAGAATATGATGTTAGTAAATTATTGGGAAGTAGTAGAGGTAATACAAGTCCTCTTTTTAAAAATTCTATTGAAATAGCTCTTAAAATATTTAATGGTTTTAATAACTTATAA
- the zwf gene encoding glucose-6-phosphate dehydrogenase — translation MPTTLSNPLRIGLRQERVISPQCLVIFGASGDLTHRKLIPALFELYLQRRIPSEFGIVGCARRPWTDNEFREKMKVKLSNQISGKEKEWEQFSNYLFYEPVDLQLSDHVIRLSKRLNEIDKTQATHGNRTFYLSVSPNFYASGCKALKAAGLLDDPKKSRLVIEKPFGRDYSSAKKLNKIVQSCAEESQIYRIDHYLGKETVQNILVLRFANTIFEPIWNRNYVSSIQITSSETVGVEDRAGYYETSGALRDMLQNHMTQMLAVTAMEPPGKFEPEAIRNEKAKVLQASKLADENEPWNCCVRGQYGEGGNISYRLKGYRQEDGVNCNSTTETYIATKVFVDNWRWQGVPFYLRTGKRLPKRLGEIVLTFKDVPVHLFESTIINPAPNQLILRIQPNEGATFKFEVKSPGSGMKSRPVEMEFSYDESFGEPSDEGYVRLLADAMLSDPTLFTRSDEVEAAWKLYTPLIELMDNSPWKLPIYNYESMTWGPPESDQLLSKDNIFWRRP, via the coding sequence ATGCCTACAACTTTAAGTAATCCTCTAAGAATAGGTTTACGGCAGGAAAGAGTCATTTCTCCACAATGCTTGGTAATATTTGGTGCTAGTGGAGACCTTACTCATAGAAAATTAATACCAGCGTTATTTGAGCTCTATTTGCAAAGAAGAATTCCTAGTGAATTTGGAATAGTTGGTTGCGCGAGAAGACCTTGGACTGATAATGAGTTTAGAGAAAAGATGAAAGTAAAGCTATCCAATCAAATATCTGGTAAAGAAAAAGAGTGGGAACAATTTTCTAATTATCTTTTCTATGAACCAGTTGACTTACAACTAAGTGATCATGTCATAAGGCTTTCAAAAAGATTAAATGAAATTGATAAAACACAAGCTACTCATGGTAATAGAACATTTTATTTATCAGTTTCTCCGAATTTCTATGCAAGTGGATGTAAAGCTCTTAAAGCAGCTGGCCTTTTAGATGACCCGAAGAAAAGTCGTTTAGTGATTGAAAAACCTTTTGGAAGAGATTATTCAAGTGCAAAAAAATTAAATAAGATCGTTCAAAGTTGTGCAGAAGAAAGTCAGATTTATAGGATTGATCATTATTTAGGTAAAGAGACAGTTCAAAACATTCTTGTTTTGAGGTTTGCTAACACCATTTTTGAACCAATCTGGAATAGAAATTATGTATCAAGTATTCAAATTACTTCTTCTGAAACAGTAGGCGTTGAAGATAGAGCAGGTTATTACGAAACCTCAGGTGCTTTAAGAGATATGCTTCAAAATCATATGACTCAAATGCTAGCTGTTACTGCTATGGAACCTCCTGGAAAATTTGAACCAGAAGCAATAAGAAATGAAAAAGCTAAGGTTCTTCAAGCTTCAAAACTTGCTGACGAAAATGAACCTTGGAATTGTTGCGTAAGAGGTCAGTATGGAGAAGGAGGAAATATCTCATATCGATTAAAAGGATATAGGCAGGAAGATGGTGTTAATTGTAATAGCACAACAGAAACTTATATTGCGACAAAAGTTTTTGTTGATAATTGGCGTTGGCAAGGGGTCCCTTTTTATTTGAGAACAGGTAAAAGACTACCTAAAAGACTTGGGGAAATAGTCTTGACTTTTAAAGACGTTCCTGTTCATTTATTTGAATCAACAATAATAAATCCTGCCCCTAATCAACTTATCCTTAGAATTCAGCCAAATGAAGGCGCTACATTCAAATTTGAAGTAAAATCTCCTGGCTCTGGAATGAAATCAAGACCTGTTGAGATGGAATTTTCTTATGATGAATCATTTGGAGAGCCCTCAGATGAAGGCTATGTAAGATTATTAGCTGATGCAATGCTTTCTGACCCAACCTTATTTACTCGAAGTGATGAAGTAGAGGCAGCATGGAAACTTTATACGCCATTAATAGAATTAATGGATAATTCTCCTTGGAAGTTACCTATTTATAATTATGAATCTATGACATGGGGACCTCCTGAGTCTGATCAATTGCTTTCAAAAGATAATATTTTCTGGCGCAGACCTTAA
- a CDS encoding FAD-binding oxidoreductase, whose amino-acid sequence MYSQAKVIAGGLAHIPVVIAVFYFILTTFNKRALKYVEEAKTKKSDSKVAEPKKVVVSKTETSKIEAAKTEALKVVKKKHADVPVNIYRPKTPYEGTVIENYSLLKDGAIGRVNHITFDLKDSDPFLNYVEGQSIGIMPAGEDANGKPHKLRLYSIASTRHGDDFNGNTVSLCVRQLQYEKDGETINGICSTYLCDIKPGDKVKITGPVGKEMLLPDEEDANIVMLATGTGIAPMRAYLRRMFEPTEKEKNKWNFKGKAWLFMGAPKSANLLYEDDLQRYLSENPDNFKYTKAISREQQNTKGGRMYIQDRVLESANELFNMIEDEKTHIYLCGLKGMEPGIDEAMTKAAEEKGLNWSELRPQLKKAGRWHVETY is encoded by the coding sequence ATGTATTCACAAGCAAAAGTAATCGCAGGCGGTTTAGCTCATATACCAGTAGTCATTGCTGTTTTTTATTTTATACTCACAACTTTTAACAAAAGAGCTTTAAAATACGTTGAAGAAGCAAAAACAAAAAAATCTGACTCTAAAGTGGCGGAGCCCAAAAAAGTAGTAGTTTCAAAAACAGAAACCTCAAAAATAGAAGCTGCAAAAACAGAAGCTTTAAAAGTAGTGAAGAAAAAACATGCAGACGTTCCAGTAAATATTTATAGGCCTAAAACACCATATGAAGGTACAGTAATTGAAAATTATAGCCTCCTCAAGGATGGTGCAATTGGAAGAGTTAATCACATAACTTTCGACCTTAAGGATAGCGATCCTTTTTTAAACTATGTAGAAGGACAAAGTATTGGTATCATGCCTGCTGGTGAAGATGCTAATGGAAAACCTCATAAATTAAGACTATACTCGATAGCTAGCACAAGACATGGTGATGACTTTAATGGAAATACAGTTTCTCTTTGTGTAAGACAGCTTCAATATGAAAAAGATGGTGAAACTATTAATGGTATTTGCTCCACTTACTTATGCGATATTAAGCCTGGAGATAAAGTAAAAATAACTGGTCCTGTAGGTAAAGAAATGCTTCTCCCTGACGAAGAGGACGCAAACATTGTTATGTTGGCCACTGGAACTGGAATAGCACCAATGAGGGCTTATTTAAGAAGAATGTTTGAACCAACTGAAAAAGAAAAAAATAAATGGAATTTCAAGGGTAAGGCTTGGTTATTTATGGGTGCTCCAAAATCAGCTAATTTGTTATACGAAGATGATCTTCAAAGATACCTTTCTGAAAATCCAGATAATTTTAAATATACAAAAGCTATTAGTCGTGAGCAACAAAATACAAAAGGTGGAAGAATGTACATTCAAGACAGAGTTTTAGAATCAGCAAACGAACTTTTCAACATGATTGAAGATGAAAAGACACATATATATCTTTGTGGGTTAAAGGGAATGGAGCCTGGAATAGATGAGGCAATGACTAAGGCAGCAGAAGAAAAAGGCTTGAACTGGTCAGAATTAAGACCCCAATTAAAAAAAGCAGGAAGATGGCACGTAGAAACTTACTAA
- a CDS encoding SRPBCC family protein, with amino-acid sequence MINPQDSVDQYKNDYRTIEQTMEKLSGGTRRLAAQLTTSASFDSLWNVLTDYDRLNLYIPNLLSSKKIYQKKNNVHLKQVGAQDFLGMKFSAEVTIDLFEDKELGLLKFNLIKGDFRKFEGSWKIQNIKDTKKNSLIYDLTVQGCQWMPIGMIEKRLKKDLSENLMAVDRQAKSIIN; translated from the coding sequence ATGATTAATCCTCAAGATTCAGTAGATCAATATAAAAATGATTACAGGACAATTGAGCAAACTATGGAAAAGCTATCTGGTGGGACAAGAAGACTCGCAGCACAGCTTACAACCTCTGCGAGTTTTGATTCTTTGTGGAATGTTTTAACAGATTATGATCGATTAAATCTTTACATACCAAATTTACTCTCAAGTAAAAAAATTTATCAAAAGAAAAATAATGTGCACCTTAAACAAGTTGGAGCTCAGGATTTTCTTGGTATGAAATTTTCAGCTGAAGTAACTATTGATTTATTTGAAGATAAAGAGCTTGGCCTTTTAAAATTTAATTTAATTAAAGGAGATTTCAGGAAATTTGAAGGTAGTTGGAAAATTCAAAATATTAAAGATACTAAAAAAAATTCATTAATCTACGATCTTACGGTTCAGGGTTGTCAATGGATGCCCATAGGAATGATTGAGAAAAGATTAAAAAAAGATCTTTCTGAAAATTTGATGGCTGTCGATAGACAAGCAAAATCAATAATTAATTAG
- a CDS encoding histidine kinase, giving the protein MNDKKELKLILVAARNQLSSGDIKSVIAYLESDDCGFDISLQISEPTEQPELLELHRLVAIPALIKITPSPKQIFAGSNIFAQLQKWLPRWTQEGLTKNLGINLQPSKIDSITTQKEFLLEDELLVLRQENETLTKRIESQERLLRMVAHELRTPLTAATLAIQSQKLGQIDISKLQDVIKRRLEEIELLSQDLLEVGTTKWEALFNPQKIDLGNISAEVILELEKFWRLRNIKIDTDIPSDLPSVFADQRRMRQVFLNLIENAVKFSKDSGSIKITMIHKTNQWVEITICDKGAGIPLSEQKRIFLDRVRLPQTSEGTSGFGIGLSVCRRIVQVHGGRIWVVSEIGVGSCFHFTVPVWQGQNKEQQYLTKG; this is encoded by the coding sequence TTGAATGATAAAAAAGAGCTAAAATTAATACTTGTAGCTGCTAGAAATCAACTTTCTAGTGGTGATATTAAGTCCGTGATAGCTTATTTAGAATCAGATGATTGTGGATTTGATATTTCCCTTCAGATTTCTGAGCCGACAGAACAGCCAGAATTACTAGAGTTACACAGATTAGTTGCTATTCCTGCTTTAATAAAGATCACACCATCTCCAAAGCAAATATTTGCTGGAAGTAATATTTTCGCTCAGCTGCAAAAATGGCTACCAAGGTGGACACAAGAAGGTTTGACAAAAAATCTTGGAATTAATTTGCAACCATCAAAAATTGATTCCATAACAACTCAAAAAGAATTTCTTCTGGAAGACGAACTTCTCGTTTTAAGGCAAGAAAATGAGACATTAACAAAACGAATAGAATCTCAGGAAAGATTATTGAGAATGGTTGCGCATGAATTAAGAACTCCCCTAACTGCAGCTACTTTGGCTATTCAAAGCCAAAAACTTGGACAAATTGATATTTCAAAATTGCAAGATGTCATTAAAAGAAGATTAGAAGAGATTGAACTCTTATCTCAGGATCTTTTAGAGGTAGGCACAACCAAGTGGGAGGCGTTATTTAATCCTCAGAAAATTGATTTAGGTAATATTAGCGCTGAAGTTATACTCGAATTAGAAAAATTCTGGAGATTAAGGAATATCAAAATAGATACTGATATCCCATCTGATTTGCCAAGTGTATTTGCGGATCAAAGAAGAATGAGGCAAGTATTTTTAAATTTAATTGAAAATGCTGTCAAATTTTCTAAAGACTCTGGATCTATAAAAATTACAATGATACACAAGACCAATCAATGGGTAGAAATAACAATTTGTGACAAAGGTGCTGGTATTCCTTTGAGCGAGCAAAAAAGAATCTTTCTGGACAGAGTAAGGCTCCCACAGACTTCTGAAGGAACTTCAGGATTTGGGATAGGGTTATCTGTATGCAGGAGGATAGTGCAGGTCCATGGGGGAAGAATATGGGTTGTGTCTGAGATAGGCGTAGGCTCATGCTTTCATTTCACCGTTCCTGTGTGGCAAGGACAAAACAAAGAGCAACAATACTTGACGAAAGGCTAG
- a CDS encoding Villin headpiece domain-containing protein gives MNKRLYANTKPPASKEDVFLYKQMGASFLCKSINDKIDFDFNKSFAVSTYTFAEVIFSKHGNLIQEAGNEKLTTQRVLYIGEIEILNSAIKICPKQIPNDIKKKFEETINNLKKQNKKK, from the coding sequence TTGAACAAGAGATTATATGCAAATACAAAACCTCCCGCTTCAAAAGAAGATGTCTTTTTATATAAACAAATGGGGGCCTCTTTCCTCTGCAAATCTATTAATGACAAAATAGATTTTGACTTCAACAAATCTTTTGCCGTTTCAACATATACATTTGCGGAAGTTATTTTTTCTAAACATGGTAATTTAATTCAAGAAGCAGGTAATGAAAAATTAACGACACAAAGAGTTCTTTATATTGGAGAGATTGAAATTCTTAACAGCGCAATTAAAATTTGCCCAAAACAAATTCCCAATGATATTAAGAAAAAATTTGAAGAAACTATAAATAATCTAAAAAAACAAAATAAAAAAAAATAA
- a CDS encoding ribose-phosphate pyrophosphokinase, with protein MTSFITAVQNKESDFNLTNSRLRLVSGTTNPKLAGEIASYLGIENVPLISKRFADGELYVQIQQSIRGCDVFLIQPTCAPVNDSLMELMIMVDACKRASARQITAVIPYFGYARADRKTSGRESITAKLTANLLEKSGVDRVLAMDLHSAQIQGYFDIPCDHIYGSPVLIDYLETLNLEEVVVVSPDVGGVARARAFAKQMNDAPLAIIDKRRAAHNVAESLTVIGEVKGKTAILIDDMIDTGGTICSGANLLKKEGAKRIFACASHAVFSPPSYERLSTRDLFEQVIVTNSIPTLIKNNFPQLKVLSVANMLGEAIWRIHEESSVSSMFR; from the coding sequence GTGACGAGTTTTATCACGGCAGTGCAGAATAAGGAATCAGACTTTAATCTAACTAACAGTAGATTAAGGCTTGTAAGTGGAACAACAAATCCTAAATTAGCGGGAGAAATTGCATCATACTTAGGTATTGAAAATGTACCCTTAATATCTAAGAGATTTGCTGATGGAGAACTTTATGTTCAGATACAGCAATCTATAAGAGGTTGCGATGTCTTTCTAATACAACCCACATGCGCTCCAGTAAACGATAGTTTAATGGAACTCATGATTATGGTTGACGCCTGCAAGAGGGCGTCTGCCAGGCAAATAACGGCTGTAATCCCCTATTTTGGGTATGCAAGGGCGGACAGGAAGACTTCAGGAAGAGAGTCCATAACGGCAAAACTTACTGCTAATTTACTAGAGAAATCTGGAGTCGATAGAGTACTTGCTATGGATTTACATTCGGCTCAAATACAAGGTTATTTTGATATACCATGCGATCATATTTACGGTTCACCGGTTTTGATTGATTATTTAGAAACTCTAAATTTAGAGGAAGTAGTTGTTGTCTCGCCAGATGTTGGAGGGGTTGCCAGAGCGAGAGCATTTGCAAAACAAATGAATGATGCCCCTCTAGCAATAATTGACAAAAGAAGAGCGGCTCATAATGTTGCTGAAAGTTTAACAGTCATTGGAGAAGTTAAAGGTAAAACAGCTATTCTTATAGACGACATGATAGACACAGGAGGTACAATTTGTTCTGGTGCTAATTTATTAAAAAAAGAAGGTGCCAAGAGAATATTCGCTTGTGCTTCACATGCAGTTTTTTCTCCTCCTTCTTATGAAAGATTAAGTACTAGAGATTTATTTGAGCAAGTAATTGTTACTAACAGCATACCCACTCTTATTAAAAATAATTTTCCTCAGTTAAAGGTTTTATCTGTGGCAAATATGTTAGGTGAAGCTATTTGGAGAATTCATGAAGAAAGTTCAGTTAGTTCAATGTTTAGATAA
- the malQ gene encoding 4-alpha-glucanotransferase has translation MVKNQNIIKKMPLQTVFTKKSLGILLHPSSIPGGCGCGTFGKGAKEWIKKLNEHGIEYWQFLPLTPTDSTGSPYSSPSTFALNPWFLDIDYLIEKDFIFIANKEELGITNQNRDYFDFDFADNLTKKLGLLLLKAWSSQSEERKLNFHEWSINNSWVEDYAMFAVIREEFNMLPWWQWPHEFKTKNNKFLNSWFKKKSEEILIKKLIQWHLDEQWRDIKEYAKSLKIKLIGDLPFYVSRDSADVWSNKSLFSIFKNGDLIFQSGVPPDYFSSTGQLWGTPTFFWTKHKKTNFDWWRKRFKRQFELVDLLRFDHFRGLSGYWRVNGTSKTAIYGKWINSPGRELLNKLKKDLGSDYLPIIAEDLGVITPDVEKLRTNFKLPGMKILQFAFDGNEDNPYLPKNIEGENWVVYTGTHDNSTSLSWWESLDNNSKTRIKDEYKFSENPSWSLIEIGMGTNAHLFITPLQDILSLDDSSRLNKPGTTKNNWKWKLNRPLEEIEDNIRLFSELGNNFGRTGL, from the coding sequence ATTGTAAAGAATCAAAATATAATTAAAAAGATGCCCTTACAAACAGTTTTTACCAAAAAATCATTAGGCATACTTTTGCATCCGTCATCAATACCCGGAGGTTGTGGATGTGGGACTTTTGGTAAAGGGGCTAAAGAATGGATAAAAAAGCTTAATGAACATGGTATTGAATACTGGCAATTTTTGCCTCTTACACCCACTGACTCTACTGGCTCACCTTATAGTTCTCCATCTACTTTTGCGCTTAACCCATGGTTTCTTGATATTGATTATTTAATCGAGAAAGATTTTATATTCATTGCGAATAAAGAGGAGTTAGGCATTACAAATCAGAACAGGGATTATTTTGATTTTGATTTTGCAGATAACTTAACAAAAAAATTAGGTCTTCTCCTTTTAAAAGCTTGGAGTTCCCAATCTGAAGAGAGAAAACTTAATTTTCATGAATGGAGTATTAATAATTCATGGGTTGAAGATTATGCAATGTTTGCTGTTATTCGTGAGGAGTTCAATATGTTGCCTTGGTGGCAATGGCCTCATGAATTCAAAACAAAAAATAACAAGTTTTTAAATTCATGGTTTAAGAAAAAAAGTGAAGAGATTCTTATCAAGAAATTAATACAGTGGCATTTAGATGAGCAATGGAGAGATATTAAAGAATACGCTAAATCATTAAAAATTAAACTAATAGGAGATTTGCCCTTTTATGTTTCTAGAGACAGCGCAGACGTATGGAGTAATAAATCTCTTTTTTCAATTTTTAAAAATGGTGATTTAATCTTTCAAAGTGGGGTTCCACCCGATTATTTTTCATCAACTGGACAATTATGGGGAACCCCAACTTTCTTTTGGACTAAACATAAAAAGACTAACTTCGATTGGTGGAGAAAAAGATTTAAAAGGCAATTTGAACTTGTAGATTTATTGAGATTTGATCATTTCAGAGGGTTAAGTGGTTACTGGAGAGTTAATGGCACTTCTAAAACTGCAATTTATGGTAAATGGATAAACTCTCCTGGTAGAGAACTATTAAATAAATTAAAAAAAGATTTAGGGTCTGACTATTTACCAATTATCGCGGAGGATCTGGGAGTAATAACACCAGATGTAGAAAAATTGAGAACAAATTTTAAACTTCCTGGCATGAAAATATTACAATTCGCATTTGATGGTAATGAAGATAACCCATATTTACCTAAGAATATTGAAGGAGAAAATTGGGTTGTTTATACTGGTACTCATGACAATTCCACTTCCCTTTCATGGTGGGAGTCTTTAGACAATAACTCCAAAACAAGAATAAAAGATGAGTATAAATTTTCAGAAAATCCTTCATGGAGTTTAATAGAAATTGGCATGGGCACAAATGCTCATCTCTTTATTACTCCTCTACAAGATATATTATCCTTAGATGACTCAAGTAGATTAAATAAACCTGGTACTACAAAAAATAACTGGAAATGGAAGTTAAATCGTCCATTAGAAGAAATAGAAGATAATATTAGACTCTTTAGTGAGTTAGGAAATAATTTTGGGCGAACAGGATTATAG
- a CDS encoding helix-turn-helix domain-containing protein, which yields MEIDNQVRHKHVMNILKNLSFFNKKTSINKDLNNGLIDQYIEIARLVKEARIQQKLTVQELSFISKIPEQIINSIENNDAKNIPKYPFIRSVLIKLEECLFFKKNTLVEKATKERESIKKEKKDFLLSKFDLLNTWQGSLLYFLLLITILFILKRYFILSVNVIEIQNIENKIIDK from the coding sequence TTGGAAATTGATAATCAAGTACGTCATAAACATGTAATGAATATTTTGAAAAATCTATCTTTTTTTAATAAAAAAACTTCAATTAATAAAGACTTAAATAATGGGCTAATTGATCAGTATATTGAAATTGCGAGGTTAGTAAAAGAAGCAAGAATCCAACAAAAACTTACTGTACAAGAATTATCATTTATTTCAAAAATTCCAGAACAAATAATAAATTCTATTGAAAACAACGATGCAAAAAATATACCAAAGTATCCTTTTATAAGATCTGTATTAATTAAATTAGAGGAATGCTTATTTTTTAAAAAAAATACACTAGTAGAAAAAGCAACTAAAGAAAGGGAATCTATAAAGAAAGAAAAAAAAGATTTTCTATTAAGCAAATTTGATCTTTTAAATACTTGGCAAGGGAGTCTTCTTTATTTTCTTTTATTAATTACAATTTTATTTATATTAAAGAGATACTTTATTTTAAGTGTAAATGTTATTGAAATTCAAAATATTGAAAATAAAATCATTGATAAATAA
- a CDS encoding ABC1 kinase family protein, with protein sequence MKKSFSKYSAKGDLIWLILRPWIFIPRVLYILLTFIFLFFRILFQGNSKNKNVQKNLSKYLFDVITDLGPCFIKLGQALSTRPDLVRQDWLTELTNLQDNLPEFDHKIALKIIEEELGAPANELFVEFPNSPIASASLGQVYKAKIQNNNYVAVKVQRPNLYFLIRRDVVILRFLATFFAPFLPLNIGVGIGEIIDEFGKALFDEIDYEKEGLNALKFANLFKDNPNVFIPKLEKHFSSKRIITTSWIDGVKLRDRALLEKNNLIPASFIKTCVISGLQQLFEYGYFHADPHPGNMFALKGGNADCGNLAYVDFGMMDTITNSDRLTLIKAIVHIINEEYYLLAQDFQKLGFLTKEQDLQKLVEPLKEVLGGSLGAEVGNFNLKNVTDKFSKLMYSYPFRVPSRFALIIRAVVSQEGLALRLDPEFKILKIAYPYIAKKLLTDNSDEILEILLEVVFDNQGRIQIEKVESLFNILFKDSKNINSDLIPVANAGLKLFVSKKGSEVRKSLLLSLIKDEKIELSEAKKLISLIRDTFSPLNIAKSAVQNIISPV encoded by the coding sequence ATGAAAAAATCTTTTTCGAAATATTCAGCAAAAGGTGACTTGATTTGGTTGATATTGAGACCATGGATTTTTATCCCGAGAGTTTTATATATCCTTTTAACCTTTATTTTTCTTTTTTTTAGAATACTTTTTCAAGGTAACAGTAAAAACAAAAATGTACAAAAAAATCTTTCAAAATATCTTTTTGATGTAATAACAGATTTAGGACCTTGTTTTATAAAATTAGGTCAGGCACTTTCAACTAGACCAGATCTTGTTAGACAAGATTGGCTTACAGAACTTACGAACTTACAGGATAATCTTCCAGAATTTGATCACAAAATTGCTTTAAAAATTATTGAAGAGGAACTTGGGGCGCCTGCAAATGAATTATTTGTCGAGTTCCCAAATAGTCCTATTGCTTCAGCAAGCTTAGGGCAAGTTTATAAAGCAAAAATACAAAATAATAATTATGTAGCGGTTAAAGTTCAAAGACCAAATTTGTACTTTCTCATAAGAAGAGATGTTGTAATCTTAAGGTTTTTAGCAACTTTCTTTGCACCATTTTTACCATTAAATATAGGTGTTGGAATTGGAGAAATAATAGATGAATTTGGGAAAGCACTTTTTGATGAAATTGACTATGAAAAAGAGGGTTTAAATGCTTTAAAGTTTGCAAATTTATTCAAAGACAACCCTAATGTATTTATTCCTAAATTGGAAAAACATTTTTCATCCAAAAGGATTATCACAACCTCTTGGATTGATGGAGTTAAATTAAGAGATAGGGCTTTATTAGAAAAAAATAACTTAATACCCGCTTCTTTTATAAAAACTTGTGTAATCAGTGGACTGCAGCAATTATTTGAATATGGATACTTTCATGCTGACCCACACCCTGGAAATATGTTTGCTCTCAAAGGAGGAAATGCAGATTGTGGGAATCTAGCTTATGTAGATTTCGGAATGATGGATACAATCACAAACTCGGATAGACTTACTCTTATAAAGGCAATTGTTCACATAATAAATGAAGAATATTATCTTCTTGCCCAAGATTTCCAGAAATTAGGTTTTTTAACTAAAGAACAAGACCTTCAAAAACTTGTTGAACCTTTAAAAGAAGTTTTAGGTGGATCACTAGGTGCTGAGGTTGGAAACTTTAATCTTAAAAATGTAACTGATAAATTTTCAAAACTTATGTATTCTTATCCATTTAGAGTACCTAGTAGGTTTGCATTAATAATAAGAGCAGTGGTAAGCCAAGAAGGTTTAGCACTAAGATTAGATCCGGAATTTAAAATTTTAAAAATCGCATACCCTTACATTGCTAAAAAACTTCTTACGGATAATTCTGATGAGATTTTGGAAATTCTTTTAGAAGTTGTTTTTGATAATCAAGGTCGAATTCAAATAGAAAAAGTTGAAAGCTTATTTAATATTTTGTTTAAAGACTCTAAGAATATTAATTCAGATCTAATACCTGTCGCCAATGCTGGATTGAAGCTATTTGTTAGTAAAAAAGGATCCGAAGTTCGAAAAAGTCTTCTATTAAGCCTTATTAAAGATGAAAAGATAGAACTTAGTGAAGCAAAAAAACTTATTAGTTTAATTAGAGACACTTTTAGCCCTTTGAATATTGCAAAGAGTGCAGTTCAAAATATTATTTCTCCAGTTTAG